GGACGGTTACCGGGCGGCCATGGACCGCGGGATGTTCGCCTACCTGGGCAACTCGATGATCGCCGCGGTTGGATCGACCCTGATCGTCATCCTGCTGGCCTTCCCCGCGGCGTACTCACTGAGTGTGCGGCGGATCAAGAAGGTCGACGACGCGATGTTCTTCTTCATCTCGACGAGGTTCATGCCGATCGCCGCCGCCGTCCTGCCGCTCTACATGATCCTCAAGTCGATCGGCGGGCTGGACAACATCTACCTGCTGACCCTGATCTACGCGAGCATCAACCTCCCGATCGCGATCTGGATGATGCGCTCCTTCCTGCTTGAGGTGCCTGGCGAGGTGATCGAGGCGTGCCGGCTCGACGGCGCGGGCTTCCTCCGGGAGATGACCCGGATCGTCCTGCCCCTGGTTCTTCCGGGACTCTCGGCCGCCGCCCTGATCTGCTTCATCTTCGCCTGGAACGAGTACTTCCTGGCGCTGCTGCTGACCAGCTCTGATTCGAAGACGGCACCTCCGTTCCTCGGCAGCTTCGTCGACGGCCGGGGCCAGTTCCTCGCCGTGCTCTCGGCCGCAGCAACGATCGCGGCGCTGCCGGTCATCGTCGCCGGCTGGGTCGCCCAGAAGCAGCTCGTCCGCGGCCTCTCGATGGGAGCCGTCAAGTGAGTCCTCTCCCTTCCGTCCAAGGAGTTCCTCCCATGTCTGCATCCATGCGCAGTCTCGACAACACCGTCATCGTCATCACCGGCGCAGGGGGCGGCATCGGCGGAGCAACCGCCCGCCTCGCCCTCGAGGCCGGCGCCAGGGTCGTTGCGGCCGACCTCAAGGAGTCCGAGGTCCAGCACCTCGTCGAGACGTGGGGCCCCGCCCGGGTCGCCGTCGTGGCGGGCGACATCCGTGAGGAAGCGACCTCTGACGCCATCGTGCGCGCTGGCGTGGAGGCCTTCGGCCGTGTTGACAGCGTCATCGCCAACGCCGGCATCGGCTTCTACGGCGGCATCCTCGACGCGACGCCCGAGCAGGTCCGGATGATGGTCGATGTCAACCTGCTGGGCTCGGTCTGGCTGGCGCGTGCGGCGGTGCGCCAGTTCCGCGCGCAGGGCGACGGTGGCGATGTCGTCATCATCGGTTCCGTCGCCGGCCTCCTGATCGGCGGCGGCAAGGAAGCGGTGTACGCCGCGACCAAGGGCGCGCAGATCAACCTCGGCCATGCGCTCGACCGGGAGCTTCGCCAGGAGGGCATCCGCACCACAGTGATCGCTCCCGCGGGCGTGAACACCCGGTTCGCCGCGGCGGACGGACGCTTCGGCGACACCGAGCCTGAGGACGGGCCGTTCATGCAGCCGGCGGACATCGCCGGAGCGGTGGTCTACACGCTCACGCAACCGCGCCGGATGCGCACCGAGCTGTGGACCATGTGGAGCCTCGCAGAGCAGCACTGACGTCTCACCCCGGTCCGCCAATCGGCGGACCGGATTCAGCAGACGCGTTTCTTACTACGGATCGTCCGGCACGTTCCTGCCGGTGAAGGGATGACAGAGTCATGGCTGGAATCAGTTTTGAGAAGGCACAGCGTTGGTACCCGGGGGCGGACAAGCCTGCCGTCCCGGGCATCGATCTGGAGATCAAGGACGGCGAGTTCATGGTTCTCGTCGGGCCCTCGGGGTGCGGCAAGTCCACGACACTCCGGATGCTGGCGGGCCTGGAGGACATCAACGCCGGGCAGATCCTGATCGGCGACAGGGACGTGACCCACCTGGCGCCCAAGGACCGCGACATCGCCATGGTGTTCCAGAGCTACGCGCTCTACCCGCACATGACTGTGGCCGACAACATGGCCTTTGCCCTGAAGATGGCGAAGGTCCCCGCGGATGAGTGCAAGCGTCGCGTCAACGAGGCCGCCCGGGTCCTGGGGCTGACCGACTACCTGGACCGCAAGCCGAAGGCGCTCTCGGGTGGTCAGCGTCAGCGGGTGGCGATGGGTCGCGCGATCGTCCGCAAGCCGCAGGTGTTCTGCATGGACGAGCCGCTGTCGAACCTGGACGCGAAGATGCGTGTGCAGACCCGCACCGACATCGCCAAGCTCCAGCGCGACCTCGGGGTCACGACCGTCTACGTGACCCACGACCAGGTCGAGGCGATGACGATGGGCGACCGCGTCGCGGTGATGAAGGACGGCGTGATCCAGCAGGTCGACACCCCGCTGGCCCTCTACGACCGGCCGGCGAACCTGTTCGTGGCGGGGTTCATCGGCTCGCCGCAGATGAACCTCCTCACGGGTGAGAAGGTTGACGACTCGGTCCGCGTGGGGGAGTACCTCGTGCCCGTCGATCCTGCCGCCCTCAGCGCTGCGTCCGGCACGGTCGTGGTCGGCGTGCGCCCGGAGAACTGGCGCCTGGTCGGCCCCGGCGAGGGACTTCCGGTCACGGTCAACGTCATCGAGGAGCTCGGCGCCGATGCCTACGTGTACGGCACGTGCGAGGCACAGGGGACCCCGCACGATGTCATCGTTCGCGCTCCCGGCCGCGACTCCACGGCCAAGGGTGACGTCATCCACGTGACCACGGACCCGGCGAACGTGCACGTCTTCGACAAGGAAACCGGGGCTCGGCTGTCGGCCTGAGTCGACCGCATACGAACGACCATGACGAACTCATCTGCCCTCGTGATCGGCGAGGCGCTCATCGACCTCATCCAGCGCTCCCGCCTCCCCGCGATCGCGCGGGTAGGTGGGAGTCCGCTCAACGTTGCGATCGGCCTCAGCCGGCTCGGCATGAGGGTGGACTTGCAGACGCAGATCGGCGCTGATCATCACGGAACCCTCATCGAGCAGCACCTGGCGGCAGACGGCGTTGCCCTCGTGGCCGGCTCCGTTTCCGAACAGCCGACGTCGACCGCAGTGGCGACGATCGGCGACGACGGATCAGCAACCTACGAGTTCGACATCTCGTGGGCGCTGTCGGCGGCTGACGGGCTGATGCCGACCGTGGCGCACACGGGGTCGATCGCGGCAGTGGTCGAGCCGGGAGCGTCTGCCGTCAGGAACGCGATCAGGGCGCTTCGTGCGACCGCGACCGTCTCCTACGACCCGAACGTCCGACCGCAGCTCATGGGCGATCGGTCGGATGCGTGTCGGCGGATCGAGTCGCTCGTCGCGCTGGCTGACGTGGTCAAGGTCAGCAGCGAGGACCTCGCGTGGCTCCATCCCGACGTGGAGCCCTCCGCCGTCGCGCGGCGGTGGGTCGGACTCGGGGCGGCGCTGGTCGTCATCACAGACGGGGAGTCTGGCGCGACGGCACTGACTCAATACGTCACCGTCGAGGTGCCGGCCCGGCGGACCGACGTGGTCGACACGATCGGTGCGGGCGACTCCTTCATGGCCGGGCTGCTGGCCGCTCTCGACGACGCCGGGCTACTCGGACGGAACAACGAGGTGCGCCTACGAGCCATCGACGCATCCGTGCTCCGCGACGTACTGGCCTTCGCAGCTGAGTGCGCGGCGATCACCGTCTCTCGCCCGGGCGCCGACCCGCCGCGTCGCAGTGAGGTGCCGCAAGCCCGCAGAGCCTGAGCTTCGCTCAGCACGGTCCCGCGCCGAGCGCGGGACCGATCACTACGGGGTGAGCGGGGATACGGTGCCGGACACTGTCCGGCACCGGCGTCCGTGCGTCGACGTTGCATGGTGCCGCACCGGGTGCGGCACCGTGGTCCCCGCATTCGAGCCCTGGCTCGGCGCGGCAGCCAACAGCATCGTGGGCACGCCGCAAACCCGAGAGGTCATGACTCGAAGGTGCGCCTCGATCGCGACGGTGTCAACCACCAGATCGTGACCGACTTGGAGGATTCCGAACCGGCGGGAGACAGTCCGAGACAAGGAAAGACAGCGGTAGACACCAAGCACCGAAAATTCCTCCGGGCTGATCTCACGACGTGAACCGCGCCATCGGATTTGCCCATCGAAAACCCATCAGGGACAAGACGATCGATGCCGAGACAACCGGAACCAACCGGTAGAGTGGTGGCGTCGGCAGCCGCCGATCTCCGTGTAGATCGAGGCAACCAAAGCTAACCAAAGACATTCCGAAGTAGCGGAAATCGGACACGATCGTCCCAGAGGTCACAGGTTCAAATCCTGTCCCCGCTACAAAATGTTCAGGCCCGGGATCTTCGGATCCCGGGCCTGAATGCATGTGCGGGCCTGTCGCCAGCGCCCCTTGCTCACTGACTCACCAGACCCGACACGTAGGCGTGCGCCTGCACGAGCGAAGGTCCGTACCAGGTCAACAGCCGCCCGTTGACCAGCTCAGTCCGTGCCTTGGTGAACGCCTCGGGCCCGTCCTCGGCCGTGAACACATACGGCTCGTCCGGAAGCAGGACGACATCGAGGTCGGAGCTGTCGATCCGGGCGATGTCGACGTGTGGATAGCGCTCCGCCTCCTGACAGAACGCGTTGACCAGCCCCGCCCGGCGGACCAGGTCGCCGGTGAAGGTGCCGCTGCCGACGACCATCCAGGGATCACGCCAGATCGGGATGGCGACTCGTGCGCGCGGCGCAGGAAGTGCGCCCGACCAGAGTGCCTCGGCCTCCTCGAGCCACGTCGGCACCGCGACATCGAGAGCCGACGTGAAGAGTCGCTTCATCGAGGTGATCGCTTCCGGAACGGTCTCGATCTGCGTGACCCACACCTGTACGCCGGCCTCGCGGAGTCGGCGTACGTCGAGCTCCCTGTTCTCCTCCTTGTTGGCGATCACGAGGTCCGGCTCAAGCGCCTGGATCATTGCCCGGTCGGGGTTCTTCGTCCCGCGCACGCGGGGCACGTCGAGGTCGGTCGGATGCGTGCACCAGTCGGTCGCCCCTACCAGCAGACCGGTCGGGGCGACCGCCTCGGTCAGTGAGGGGACCAGCGAGACCACGCGCCGAACCGGGCGGGTGGGTTCGAAGGAATAGCCGAGGTCGTCGATCACTGTTCAGACGCTACTGGTCGCCTTGGCCGGCAGGATCATCACGGCTCGCGCGAAGCAGTCATCCACAGGATGCAGACCCCTTCGGGCACCCGGCGGACGCTTGTCACGGTGCCGCCGCGTGCGCGGATCCGGGCCAGGAGCGTGGTGACGCGCTCGGCGGGAACGGTCACGGTCCGCCAGGTCATCGCCGGCTCCCCACGACCTGGACGCGCGGACCGTTCAGGACCTTGCCGCTGAGCGGGTGTGCTGAACGGGTCGGGGTGACGCTGAACCAGCCATCCCAGTACGCCGAGTCGGGACCGCGGCGTGTGCCGAATTCGAGCTGGACGTAGCCGACCTCTTGATCCGGATCGACGACGCATGCGCCGTCCCTGATCGGGGAGCCGAAGGCATCGCGGAGGTACTTCTCGTTCTGGGGCAGCACGACTGTCGCGCTGGCTGACGCGTGGATGGTGGTCATCTCGGTCACGCCCTTTCCAGTGGCGCTGGGGTGGCGGCGTAGTTGCGCGCCGCGTGGACAATGCGGGTCGCGGCCCGCGGGCCGAGGTCTCGTGCCCGGCGGACCAGCCACGGCACGCTGGCGGCGAGCAGGATGCGTGCGGACTCCCTCCGGTCTGCTGTCGATCCGGTCGGGGCCAGCGGGGGCAGGTCGAAGGCAAGTCCGAGTGAGTTCAGGTGCTCCGCGACGTTGCGGGCCAGCAGCCGGTGGCCGGCCTCGGAGGGATGGAGGCGGTCGATGGCCCAGTAGCCGCGCTGCGCGCCGATGCCGAGATCCTCGAGGTCGATCTGGATGCATCCGAATCGCTCGCACACCTCGTCATAGATCGCGTTGAGCTCCTCGATCCGTTCGCGCATCGGTCGTGCCAGCCAACGTGGCAGCCCGAGAACCCGGCTGTGGTCGTGGAAACGCACGGTGACCACGATCGCGCCGGACTGGGTCAGTGCCTCCACGCAGTCGAGGAGGTCCGCGCGGGTCCGCGACCGATCCCAGCTGGAGCGCATCACGTCGTTGATGCCCACGACGAGTGAGGCGACCTGGGGACGGTGGTCGAGCGCTTCGCCAAGTTGCGTGCCTCGCACGTCGCGCACCGTGGCACCCGACTGGGCGAGGTTGCAGAAGGAGATGTGGTGAGCGGTCCCGATCGCTTCGGTCAGGATCGCGGCCCAGCCGCGCCAGTGGTCGCCGACGCGGTCACCGAGGCCGTACGTCGCGGAGTCGCCGAGAGCAACCACGCGGACGTAGCCAGTCAGACAGCTGGTCGGCACACCGCCATTGCTGTTGGTCGATCCGCCGGGAATCTGCTGGTTCATCGTGGTCACCTCCGCCGAGTGGTCTCTTCCTCAACGGTCGTGCGACACGGGCGTGCAGACATGCCGGGAACTACGCGGAGCGGTACCTGATTGCCTGTCCAGACAGTGACTGCTCAGGTGTTGGAGCCGCTGCTCTCGACGTGGTCGGCCACCCAGGCGGCGATCTGGGTGCGCGAAGTGCACGCGAGTTTCATCAGGACGTTCTCGACATGTCCTTCCGCAGTGCGTTCGGAGATGACGAGACTGGCCGCGATCTCTCGGTTGCTCAGCCCGTCGGCAACGAGTGAGGCCACCTGGCGCTCGCGCCGGGTCAAGATCGACCATGCCGACGGAGCAGAGGCCTGAGCGGGCGCGGGTTCGGAGAGTGCGAACGCAGTCGCCTCGGCGACATCCATCGAGCTGCCGCGCTGGCGGGCCCGATCGGCGGCGGTGGCGCTGAGCATCCGCGCAATGCGCGCCTCGCAGGCGAGGAGCGCGTCCTCCAGCTCGGGGAAGATCGAGGGCGGAGCGCCAGCTGCCCGGGTGAGTGACGTGACGACCCCCAGGAGCACGGCTGATCCCTCGAGGTCGCCGAGGTCAGCATGTGCCAGCGCGAGCGCGGCCAGTGCCCACACCGATCCCATGCTGTCTGCCATCGACCTTCGCAGCCGAAGGCTCTCCTCGAGGTCGCGGCGGGCGCCCTCTGGATCGCCGTGTCGCCAGGCGGAGAGTCCGAGGGCCCAGAGTGACGTGGCGCGCCACCAGATCTCGCCGCGCGGCTGAGTGATCTCGAGGACCCGCTGGTGCGAGGCGTCGGTGCCTCCCTGGTCGCCGGCCATGGCAAGTGTGAATCCCTGCGCGACCAGAAGCTCCACCTCGCGGCTCAGGTCGCCAGATCGATGGTGGCCGTCGATCGCGGCAGGAAAGTGCGCGAGGGCACCTTCCGGATCGCCCTCGAAGATCGCGAGTACGCCGGGGATGGTGGCGGCGTACGCGTCCCTCTCAGCACCTTCGAGGACGGGGACGAGGGAGAGCGCCGCGTTGGCCGAACGGCGCGCTGCTTCAAGGTTCCCCTGGAGGCCGGCGCAGGTCATCGCCGTGTAGAGGCCGACGATGCGCTCCTTCGGGGTGCCGACCTGCTCCTGTCCCAGTGCGCGGCCGAGCCAGTAGCGAGCCTCGGTCATCAGACCGCGCGAGAGCCAGTAGAGATAGAGGCCGTTGACGGACCGGAGGGCCTCGGCGGACTCGCCGGCCGGCTGCAGGCTGAAGTCGAGGGCCTCGCGGATGTTGGACAGATCCGCGTCGATCCGGGCGGCCATGACGGCCTGCTCCTGGCTGAGCAGGTCGGCCTCGAAGGTGCGGATGGATTGGTGATACCAGGATGCGTGACGACTGCGTATCGAGGTGGTCTCGGCTGATGCCAGCAGCTGTTCCGCCCCATAGGCGCGGATCGACTCCAGCAACTTGAAGGAAGGCCGGCTGCGGCGCATCTCGCGCGTCACGATGGACTTGTCGACCAGCGACTCGACCAGGTCAAGGACCTCCTCGCGCTCGACGGTGCCGCCGGCGCAGATGCCCTCCGCGGCCTCCAGATCGAAGCTGCCGACGAACACTGACAGTCGACTCCAGAGCAGTTGCTCCTTCTCGCTGCACTGGTCGAAGCTCCAGTCGATGCATTGCCGCAGCGTCTTGTGGCGGCTCGGTGCGATCCTGCTGCCGTTCGTCAGGACGGCGAAGAGGTCTGCGAGCCGGTCGACCAGCTGGTCGGGGGCGAGCGTGCGAACCCGAGCTGCGGCGAGCTCGATGGCGAGGGGTACGCCGTCCACCTGCGAGCAGATCCGGGCCACATCCCGGCTGTTCTCGTCGGTGAGCTCGAAGTCGGTCGTCGCGGTGGTGGCCCGGTCGATGAACAGCTGCACCGACTCGTAGCGCGTCACCGAGGTGGCAGTCGTCTCGTCAGGGTTGTCCGGGACCCCCAGCGGACTCAGCCTCAGGGTCGTCTCGCCGGGGACGCCGAGCGGTTCGCGACTGGTGGCAAGGATTCGAAGGGCAGGGGCCGCGCGAAGCAAGTCATGGGCCGCGAGGGCGCTCGCCTCGAGGAGGTGTTCGCAGTTGTCCAGCACAACCAGGAGCTGTGCGTCTGACATCAGCTGGGCAAGCGAGAAGGGGGTGAGTTCGGTCGATGACTCGGCGACACCGAGAGCGTCCGCCACCGCCTGGGTGACCAAGGCGGGGTCGTGGACCTGCCCGAGCTCGCACAGCCAGACGCCGTCGCGGAAAGACCGGGAAACCGACGCTGCGGTTCGGAGCGCCAGCCGGGTCTTGCCGACGCCACCTGGCCCGACGATGGTCACCAGCGGCGAGCGCGTGAAGAGCCGGCGGACCTCCTCGAGCTCTTTTCTGCGTCCGACGAAGCTGTCGATCTCCCCGGGCAGGAAGCCAGCTCGCGGCCGAAGCGGAGACCTCGCGACAGTCGGCGGCATCTCGACCTCTCTGCTCAGGCCCTCCCACTTCGCATGGTATGCCCGAGAGGGCCTGCGGGGCTCGTGAAGTTGAGTGGGGCGCCGATTCGAGCCACGACGAGTGTGAAGCTAACGGCGATGGGCCCGGAGAAGCCCACCATCAGCGCCGCGATCATCCCGACTGGGTAGCCCCACAGGATCGCGGACGCGAGGTGGACCATCACCACGCCGAGCGGTGCGATGGCTGCACCCCATGCCAGCCAGCGCCAGCGCAGCTCGAGCGCTGCGTCGCGGGCGCGGCGAGCGCCACGGACCCCGCAGAGGCATGACGCCGTGTATGCGACCGAACAGCCCAGGGGGATCCACAGGACCCCGGCCGGGACGACTGCGCTCGCCTGGTCAACGCGGAGGGCCAGGAGGCCGACGGACCCCGCGGCGACGGCAAGCAGCCACACGTACGTCGAGGCGGCGGCGCGAACGGCGGCGTCGTCGTGACGGCTGCGCAAGCTCAGCTGAACGGCGATTGCCGCACCTCCGGGGGCAAGGACGCCGAGCATGCTCGACCCCATGTCCACGTTGTCGAGAAGGCTGTGGTGCGGAAAGAGCGGCGCAAGCAAGATCCACACAGCACGCAGCAGCGGAGCCGTCATCATGAAGGCGAAGTTCAGATACATCCAGGCCTGGTGCGTGATGACATCGCGACGCCGTATGGCCCAGATGGCGATGAATCCGCTTGCGAGGGTGCTCAGATCGAGCGACCACAGCTGGAGGTACATCGCGTTGCCGCCCAGGTAGTCGGCGGTACCGCCCCGGACCAGGAAGACCAACGCTGCGCCCATGCTGATCGTCATGAGCCCGACGTAGATCCGACCGACCCAGCGGTGCTCCACCAGGCTGCGCCGCCGGCGGCGCGCGCTCAGCTGGTGCACTGCCAGGATCAGTGCCAGGCCGCCGAGGACCGTGTGGAGCAACAGGACCCAGGTGTTGTCGAGGTAGTCGACTCGGCGAATCGAGCTGATCGAGCCAGCCCCAGAGGTGTACTCAGCGCCGTTGATCGCCGCCGTGATGGCTTGCTGCCACTGCGGTGCATCCGCCACGAAGGCGAACCACATGTAGGACATCGCGAGGGGTGCGTAGAGGACGGCGATGACCATCAGCACGATCCGCCCCGCGCGGCGGACCGAGGGTGCTGGGAGGCGCCGGGTCATGGACGGAGTCATGATTGGAGTTGGCGACGTCAGTCCTCGGTGGACTTGGCGGCGCCTGAAGTGATGAGGTCCATGATCCCGGAGTCAGAGAGCGTGGTCGTGTCGCCGACGGCGCGGTTCTCGGCGACGTCGCGGAGCAGCCGGCGCATGATCTTGCCTGAGCGGGTCTTGGGGAGCTCGGGGACGATCAGGATCTGGCGTGGCTTGGCAATGGCGCCGATCTCCTTGGCCACGTGGTTGCGGAGCTCCTGGACCAGGTCCTCGCCAGCGGAGGAGCCGGAGTCGGAGCCTTGGCGCAGGATCACGTACGCACAGACGGCCTGACCGGTGGTCTCGTCCGACGCACCCACGACGGCCGCCTCGGCCACGCGCGGGTGGGAGACCAGCGCGGACTCGATCTCGGTGGTGGAGAGCCGGTGGCCGGATACGTTCATGACGTCGTCGACGCGTCCGAGCAGCCAGAGATCGCCATCGGCGTCCTTCTTGGCCCCGTCGCCGGCGAAGTACCACGGGCCTCGCCCCGCACCGTGGGGGAACTTCTCCCAGTACGTCGAGACGAAGCGTTCGTCGTCACCCCACAGCGTGCGCAGCATCGCGGGCCAGGGCTGGGTGAGGACGAGGTAGCCGCCGGAGCCGTTGGGCACGGGCACACCGGCATCGTCGACGACGTCGGCACCGATGCCGGGCAGGGCCTTCATCGCAGAGCCGGGCTTGCCGGCGGTGACACCGGGGAGCGGGCTGATCATCATCTGGCCGGTCTCGGTCTGCCACCAGGTGTCGACCACAGGGCACCGGTCACCACCGATCACGGAGCGGTACCAGACGTAGGCCTCGGGGTTGATGGGCTCACCGACCGAACCCAGGATGCGCAGCGAGGAGA
This genomic interval from Nocardioides cavernaquae contains the following:
- a CDS encoding carbohydrate ABC transporter permease: MKSYKEFMLTALTWVLVLGFFFPVFWMFLNGFKPESKASTVDPVFFFTPVLDGYRAAMDRGMFAYLGNSMIAAVGSTLIVILLAFPAAYSLSVRRIKKVDDAMFFFISTRFMPIAAAVLPLYMILKSIGGLDNIYLLTLIYASINLPIAIWMMRSFLLEVPGEVIEACRLDGAGFLREMTRIVLPLVLPGLSAAALICFIFAWNEYFLALLLTSSDSKTAPPFLGSFVDGRGQFLAVLSAAATIAALPVIVAGWVAQKQLVRGLSMGAVK
- a CDS encoding SDR family oxidoreductase, giving the protein MSASMRSLDNTVIVITGAGGGIGGATARLALEAGARVVAADLKESEVQHLVETWGPARVAVVAGDIREEATSDAIVRAGVEAFGRVDSVIANAGIGFYGGILDATPEQVRMMVDVNLLGSVWLARAAVRQFRAQGDGGDVVIIGSVAGLLIGGGKEAVYAATKGAQINLGHALDRELRQEGIRTTVIAPAGVNTRFAAADGRFGDTEPEDGPFMQPADIAGAVVYTLTQPRRMRTELWTMWSLAEQH
- a CDS encoding ABC transporter ATP-binding protein, with protein sequence MAGISFEKAQRWYPGADKPAVPGIDLEIKDGEFMVLVGPSGCGKSTTLRMLAGLEDINAGQILIGDRDVTHLAPKDRDIAMVFQSYALYPHMTVADNMAFALKMAKVPADECKRRVNEAARVLGLTDYLDRKPKALSGGQRQRVAMGRAIVRKPQVFCMDEPLSNLDAKMRVQTRTDIAKLQRDLGVTTVYVTHDQVEAMTMGDRVAVMKDGVIQQVDTPLALYDRPANLFVAGFIGSPQMNLLTGEKVDDSVRVGEYLVPVDPAALSAASGTVVVGVRPENWRLVGPGEGLPVTVNVIEELGADAYVYGTCEAQGTPHDVIVRAPGRDSTAKGDVIHVTTDPANVHVFDKETGARLSA
- a CDS encoding carbohydrate kinase family protein, which gives rise to MTNSSALVIGEALIDLIQRSRLPAIARVGGSPLNVAIGLSRLGMRVDLQTQIGADHHGTLIEQHLAADGVALVAGSVSEQPTSTAVATIGDDGSATYEFDISWALSAADGLMPTVAHTGSIAAVVEPGASAVRNAIRALRATATVSYDPNVRPQLMGDRSDACRRIESLVALADVVKVSSEDLAWLHPDVEPSAVARRWVGLGAALVVITDGESGATALTQYVTVEVPARRTDVVDTIGAGDSFMAGLLAALDDAGLLGRNNEVRLRAIDASVLRDVLAFAAECAAITVSRPGADPPRRSEVPQARRA
- a CDS encoding helical backbone metal receptor, which encodes MIDDLGYSFEPTRPVRRVVSLVPSLTEAVAPTGLLVGATDWCTHPTDLDVPRVRGTKNPDRAMIQALEPDLVIANKEENRELDVRRLREAGVQVWVTQIETVPEAITSMKRLFTSALDVAVPTWLEEAEALWSGALPAPRARVAIPIWRDPWMVVGSGTFTGDLVRRAGLVNAFCQEAERYPHVDIARIDSSDLDVVLLPDEPYVFTAEDGPEAFTKARTELVNGRLLTWYGPSLVQAHAYVSGLVSQ
- a CDS encoding SGNH/GDSL hydrolase family protein → MNQQIPGGSTNSNGGVPTSCLTGYVRVVALGDSATYGLGDRVGDHWRGWAAILTEAIGTAHHISFCNLAQSGATVRDVRGTQLGEALDHRPQVASLVVGINDVMRSSWDRSRTRADLLDCVEALTQSGAIVVTVRFHDHSRVLGLPRWLARPMRERIEELNAIYDEVCERFGCIQIDLEDLGIGAQRGYWAIDRLHPSEAGHRLLARNVAEHLNSLGLAFDLPPLAPTGSTADRRESARILLAASVPWLVRRARDLGPRAATRIVHAARNYAATPAPLERA
- a CDS encoding ATP-binding protein; its protein translation is MPPTVARSPLRPRAGFLPGEIDSFVGRRKELEEVRRLFTRSPLVTIVGPGGVGKTRLALRTAASVSRSFRDGVWLCELGQVHDPALVTQAVADALGVAESSTELTPFSLAQLMSDAQLLVVLDNCEHLLEASALAAHDLLRAAPALRILATSREPLGVPGETTLRLSPLGVPDNPDETTATSVTRYESVQLFIDRATTATTDFELTDENSRDVARICSQVDGVPLAIELAAARVRTLAPDQLVDRLADLFAVLTNGSRIAPSRHKTLRQCIDWSFDQCSEKEQLLWSRLSVFVGSFDLEAAEGICAGGTVEREEVLDLVESLVDKSIVTREMRRSRPSFKLLESIRAYGAEQLLASAETTSIRSRHASWYHQSIRTFEADLLSQEQAVMAARIDADLSNIREALDFSLQPAGESAEALRSVNGLYLYWLSRGLMTEARYWLGRALGQEQVGTPKERIVGLYTAMTCAGLQGNLEAARRSANAALSLVPVLEGAERDAYAATIPGVLAIFEGDPEGALAHFPAAIDGHHRSGDLSREVELLVAQGFTLAMAGDQGGTDASHQRVLEITQPRGEIWWRATSLWALGLSAWRHGDPEGARRDLEESLRLRRSMADSMGSVWALAALALAHADLGDLEGSAVLLGVVTSLTRAAGAPPSIFPELEDALLACEARIARMLSATAADRARQRGSSMDVAEATAFALSEPAPAQASAPSAWSILTRRERQVASLVADGLSNREIAASLVISERTAEGHVENVLMKLACTSRTQIAAWVADHVESSGSNT
- a CDS encoding DUF2306 domain-containing protein, producing MTRRLPAPSVRRAGRIVLMVIAVLYAPLAMSYMWFAFVADAPQWQQAITAAINGAEYTSGAGSISSIRRVDYLDNTWVLLLHTVLGGLALILAVHQLSARRRRRSLVEHRWVGRIYVGLMTISMGAALVFLVRGGTADYLGGNAMYLQLWSLDLSTLASGFIAIWAIRRRDVITHQAWMYLNFAFMMTAPLLRAVWILLAPLFPHHSLLDNVDMGSSMLGVLAPGGAAIAVQLSLRSRHDDAAVRAAASTYVWLLAVAAGSVGLLALRVDQASAVVPAGVLWIPLGCSVAYTASCLCGVRGARRARDAALELRWRWLAWGAAIAPLGVVMVHLASAILWGYPVGMIAALMVGFSGPIAVSFTLVVARIGAPLNFTSPAGPLGHTMRSGRA